A window of Ruania suaedae contains these coding sequences:
- the tsaD gene encoding tRNA (adenosine(37)-N6)-threonylcarbamoyltransferase complex transferase subunit TsaD, translated as MASVHHDAPLVLGIETSCDETGIALVRGTELLTDVTASSMDEHSRFGGIVPEVASRAHLEAFGPTLSSAVGKAGVSLGDIDAVAVTSGPGLVGSLTVGVAAAKSLALALGVPLYGVNHILGHVAVDALVDGPFPEEFLGLVVSGGHSSLLHVRDIATDVVELGQTLDDAAGEAFDKVGRLLGLPYPGGPHVDKLAQQGDPAAFAFPRGLSRPKDMAAHAFDFSFSGLKTAVARVVEGFTDRGEEVPAADVAASFSEAVADVLVTKTLAACEARSVRCVVIGGGFSANSRLRALATERFGEAGIDVRIPPIRYCTDNGAMIAALGSAVVAAGLPPSELDITIDSQMPLTQVLATT; from the coding sequence ATGGCATCAGTGCACCACGACGCGCCCCTCGTGCTCGGCATCGAGACCTCCTGCGACGAGACCGGCATCGCCCTGGTCCGCGGGACCGAGCTCCTCACCGACGTCACGGCCTCCTCGATGGACGAGCACTCACGGTTCGGTGGGATCGTGCCCGAGGTCGCGAGCCGTGCGCACCTGGAGGCCTTCGGGCCGACCCTGAGCTCCGCCGTCGGGAAGGCCGGCGTGAGCCTGGGTGACATCGACGCGGTGGCGGTCACTTCCGGGCCCGGGCTCGTCGGATCGCTCACCGTGGGCGTGGCGGCGGCCAAGTCGCTCGCCCTCGCGCTCGGGGTGCCGTTGTACGGGGTCAACCACATCCTCGGTCACGTCGCGGTCGACGCGCTGGTGGACGGCCCCTTCCCGGAGGAGTTCCTGGGACTGGTGGTCTCCGGCGGGCACTCCAGCCTGCTGCACGTACGCGACATCGCCACCGACGTCGTCGAGCTGGGCCAGACCCTCGACGACGCCGCGGGGGAGGCCTTCGACAAGGTCGGCCGCCTGCTCGGCCTGCCCTACCCGGGCGGGCCGCACGTGGACAAGCTCGCCCAGCAGGGCGATCCGGCCGCCTTCGCCTTCCCGCGCGGGCTCTCCCGCCCCAAGGACATGGCCGCCCACGCCTTCGATTTCTCCTTCTCCGGGCTCAAGACCGCCGTGGCCCGGGTGGTGGAGGGCTTCACCGACCGCGGCGAGGAGGTACCCGCGGCCGACGTCGCAGCTTCCTTCTCCGAGGCCGTCGCCGACGTCCTGGTCACCAAGACCCTGGCCGCGTGCGAGGCACGCTCGGTGCGCTGCGTGGTGATCGGGGGCGGGTTCTCGGCGAACAGCCGGCTGCGCGCGCTCGCCACGGAGCGCTTCGGTGAGGCCGGGATCGACGTGCGGATTCCGCCGATCCGGTACTGCACCGACAACGGCGCGATGATCGCCGCGCTCGGTTCCGCCGTGGTGGCAGCGGGGCTGCCGCCCTCGGAGCTGGACATCACCATCGACTCCCAGATGCCCCTGACCCAGGTGCTGGCGACTACATGA
- the rimI gene encoding ribosomal protein S18-alanine N-acetyltransferase encodes MTAAAGSADLRPLLRSDLPAVMALEPVLFGPASWSREVYEDELALPDRAYVAAVTGSHLVGYAGIALGVDASVMTVGVDPAHRRRGHAGRMLAELIGRARSAGSESVLLEVRATDAGAQALYVSFGFEALGVRRGYYQPEGADAVVMRLRLRASRSPGPVGAEIVEPVEETQAMTEADPLRRRVLISADELAELISSSVPLTVLDVRWSLAEPDGRRFYLAGHVPGAQFVDLDHDLASAAGSDDGRHPLPSLETLQAAAERWGLDDGDPVVVYDDSGGMSAARAWWLLRWAGVPDVRILDGGLRAWSENGGIMEDGEVQVAPGTITLSPDHMPVADADEAAATPARGVLLDARAQERYAGEVEPVDPRAGHIPGAVSAPTADNLDERQQFRTSDELRRRFESLGARDAEDVVVYCGSGVTAAHEVAALAAVGIEARLYPGSWSQWSADEARPVATGLD; translated from the coding sequence GTGACTGCGGCCGCAGGCTCGGCGGACTTGCGGCCGCTGCTGCGCTCGGATCTGCCGGCCGTGATGGCACTCGAACCGGTGCTGTTCGGACCGGCGAGCTGGAGCCGGGAGGTCTACGAGGACGAGCTCGCGCTGCCGGATCGCGCCTACGTGGCGGCCGTGACCGGCTCGCACCTGGTGGGGTACGCCGGCATCGCCCTCGGCGTGGACGCCTCGGTGATGACCGTGGGCGTCGACCCGGCGCACCGCCGCCGCGGGCACGCCGGGCGGATGCTGGCCGAACTGATCGGCCGGGCTCGCTCGGCCGGATCCGAGAGCGTGCTGCTGGAGGTGCGTGCCACCGACGCCGGGGCGCAGGCGCTGTACGTCTCGTTCGGGTTCGAGGCGCTGGGCGTGCGGCGCGGGTACTACCAGCCCGAGGGGGCGGACGCGGTGGTCATGCGGTTACGGTTGAGAGCGAGCAGGAGTCCCGGCCCCGTGGGCGCGGAGATCGTCGAGCCAGTCGAGGAGACGCAAGCGATGACCGAGGCAGACCCGTTGCGCCGCAGGGTGCTGATCTCCGCCGACGAGCTGGCCGAGCTGATCTCCTCCAGCGTGCCGTTGACGGTGCTGGACGTGCGGTGGTCGCTCGCCGAGCCGGACGGGCGGCGCTTCTACCTGGCCGGGCACGTGCCCGGCGCGCAGTTCGTCGACCTCGACCACGATCTCGCGTCCGCCGCCGGCAGCGATGACGGACGCCACCCGCTGCCGAGCCTGGAGACGCTGCAGGCCGCCGCCGAGCGGTGGGGTCTGGATGACGGCGATCCGGTCGTGGTCTACGACGACTCCGGTGGGATGTCAGCAGCCCGGGCCTGGTGGCTGCTGCGCTGGGCGGGCGTGCCGGATGTGCGCATCCTCGACGGTGGCCTGCGCGCCTGGAGCGAGAACGGCGGCATCATGGAGGACGGGGAGGTGCAGGTGGCCCCGGGCACGATCACGCTCTCGCCCGATCACATGCCGGTCGCCGACGCCGACGAGGCCGCCGCCACCCCCGCACGCGGGGTGCTGCTCGACGCCCGTGCGCAGGAGCGCTACGCCGGTGAGGTGGAACCGGTCGACCCCCGCGCCGGTCACATCCCCGGCGCCGTCAGCGCCCCCACGGCCGACAACCTCGACGAGCGCCAGCAGTTCCGCACCAGCGATGAGCTGCGCCGCCGGTTCGAGTCGCTCGGTGCCCGGGACGCCGAGGACGTGGTGGTGTACTGCGGATCGGGCGTGACCGCCGCACACGAGGTGGCGGCGCTGGCCGCCGTCGGCATCGAGGCCCGCCTGTACCCCGGGTCCTGGTCGCAGTGGTCGGCCGACGAAGCACGGCCGGTGGCCACCGGGCTCGACTAG
- the tsaB gene encoding tRNA (adenosine(37)-N6)-threonylcarbamoyltransferase complex dimerization subunit type 1 TsaB, whose translation MTPNSLLLCLDTSDGAAVAVLSAGRILAAARSDDPRRHVENLTPLIVGCLQSCGLEASDVSAIAVGTGPAPFTGLRVGLVTARLFAQAREVPVHGVSSLDAIAAAALEDAAGGAEVLVTTDARRREVYWGRYRREESAGVHIVAGPGVAAAAQVAADHEDLVRAGSVVGRGLALYPDELAAQVSDPARAGAAVVDPAWLGRLALQRAEAGVAQPTDALYLRRPDVHVAAGQPTGR comes from the coding sequence GTGACCCCCAACTCCCTCCTGCTGTGCCTGGACACCTCTGACGGGGCCGCGGTGGCGGTGCTGAGCGCGGGGCGCATTCTTGCTGCCGCCCGCAGCGACGACCCGCGCCGGCACGTGGAGAACCTCACCCCGCTGATCGTGGGATGCCTGCAGTCGTGTGGTCTCGAGGCCTCCGACGTGAGTGCGATCGCCGTGGGCACCGGGCCCGCGCCCTTCACCGGACTGCGGGTGGGACTGGTGACGGCGCGCCTGTTCGCCCAGGCGCGCGAGGTGCCGGTGCATGGTGTCAGCTCCCTGGACGCGATCGCGGCCGCGGCGCTGGAGGACGCCGCCGGGGGTGCGGAGGTGCTCGTGACCACCGATGCGCGCCGCCGCGAGGTGTACTGGGGCCGGTACCGGCGCGAGGAGTCCGCGGGGGTGCACATCGTGGCCGGGCCGGGCGTCGCCGCAGCCGCGCAGGTGGCCGCCGACCATGAGGACCTGGTGCGCGCAGGTAGCGTGGTGGGCCGGGGACTGGCTTTGTATCCGGACGAGCTGGCCGCCCAGGTGAGCGACCCCGCGCGGGCGGGGGCCGCCGTCGTGGATCCTGCATGGTTGGGGCGCCTGGCACTGCAGCGCGCCGAGGCCGGTGTGGCCCAGCCCACCGACGCCCTCTACCTGCGCCGGCCGGACGTGCACGTGGCCGCCGGACAGCCCACCGGCCGGTGA
- the tsaE gene encoding tRNA (adenosine(37)-N6)-threonylcarbamoyltransferase complex ATPase subunit type 1 TsaE has protein sequence MTGSARASGKQAEAGATARQLTDAAATRELGRRLARVLRAGDLVILTGDLGAGKTTLTQGIGEGLGVRGRVASPTFIIAREHAPTGDGPGLIHVDAYRLASIAEVDALDLDSSMAESVTVVEWGAGLVEGLAQDRLEIDLVRPRGVEGAGVELGQAAAADQPRRVVLRPVGARWNGVELPGAVVG, from the coding sequence ATGACGGGCAGCGCACGGGCGAGCGGGAAGCAGGCCGAGGCGGGGGCCACGGCGAGGCAGCTGACCGATGCGGCCGCCACCCGGGAGCTCGGCCGTCGCCTGGCACGGGTGCTGCGCGCGGGTGACCTGGTGATCCTCACCGGCGACCTCGGCGCGGGCAAGACCACCCTGACCCAGGGGATCGGCGAGGGTCTCGGCGTGCGCGGGCGCGTCGCCTCACCGACCTTCATCATCGCCCGCGAGCACGCGCCCACCGGGGACGGGCCAGGTCTGATCCACGTGGACGCCTATCGGCTCGCCTCCATCGCCGAGGTCGACGCGCTCGACCTGGACTCCTCGATGGCCGAGTCGGTCACCGTGGTCGAGTGGGGCGCCGGGCTGGTCGAAGGGCTCGCGCAGGACCGGCTCGAAATCGACCTGGTGCGTCCGCGCGGGGTCGAGGGCGCGGGCGTCGAGCTGGGGCAGGCCGCCGCCGCCGATCAGCCCCGGCGGGTGGTGCTGCGCCCGGTCGGCGCCCGCTGGAACGGGGTCGAGTTGCCGGGCGCGGTCGTAGGGTAG
- the alr gene encoding alanine racemase, whose protein sequence is MAATLRWQTGAVTYYPGRAVVDLDAIAANVGRLRECAPTAQLMAVVKGDAYGHGLVPAARAALRGGADWLGAAQLPEALALRAAGITAPVLTWLYGPGAPLADVLRAGIDISAPAPWALAEIAAAARVTGTTARLHLKVDTGLGRGGSFLDTWTEMLHESLRLEAEGLVRLVGVWSHLARADEDGQPGVSDQIAVFDEAVRRAEAAGARVEVRHLANSAGTIAVPQAHYDLVRPGIAVYGLSPMPQTHPSPQVGLTPAMRVEADLHVVKGAEAGQGVSYGHTYVTSALTTLATVPLGYADGIPRRASNAAPVQVAGRQVRIAGRVCMDQFVLDVGDLPVAAGEKAVLFGSGSQGEPTAQDWADAVGGISYEIVTQIGPRVPRVYRGTGA, encoded by the coding sequence ATGGCGGCTACGCTGCGGTGGCAGACTGGAGCCGTGACCTACTACCCGGGACGCGCCGTCGTCGACCTGGACGCGATCGCGGCGAACGTCGGCCGGCTGCGCGAGTGTGCGCCGACCGCGCAACTGATGGCCGTCGTCAAGGGTGACGCCTATGGCCACGGGCTGGTGCCGGCGGCACGCGCGGCGCTGCGCGGAGGCGCCGACTGGCTCGGAGCCGCGCAGCTGCCCGAAGCCCTGGCGCTGCGCGCTGCCGGGATCACGGCCCCGGTGCTGACCTGGCTGTACGGCCCCGGTGCTCCGCTGGCCGACGTCCTGCGAGCCGGCATCGACATCTCCGCCCCGGCGCCCTGGGCGCTCGCCGAGATCGCCGCGGCCGCCCGCGTCACCGGCACCACCGCCCGGCTGCACCTCAAGGTCGACACCGGGCTCGGCCGCGGCGGGTCGTTCCTGGACACCTGGACCGAGATGCTGCACGAGTCGCTCCGGCTGGAGGCCGAGGGTCTCGTCCGGCTGGTAGGCGTCTGGTCCCACCTCGCCCGCGCCGACGAGGACGGTCAGCCCGGTGTCAGCGACCAGATCGCTGTCTTCGACGAGGCCGTGCGGCGTGCCGAGGCCGCCGGTGCCCGGGTGGAGGTGCGCCATCTGGCGAACTCGGCAGGCACCATCGCGGTGCCGCAGGCGCACTACGACCTCGTGCGGCCCGGGATCGCCGTCTACGGACTCTCCCCGATGCCGCAGACACACCCCTCGCCCCAGGTCGGACTCACCCCGGCGATGCGGGTGGAGGCGGATCTGCACGTGGTCAAGGGGGCCGAGGCCGGGCAGGGCGTCTCCTACGGCCACACCTACGTCACCTCCGCCCTGACCACCCTCGCCACCGTGCCGCTGGGTTATGCCGACGGCATCCCGCGGCGGGCGAGCAACGCCGCACCGGTGCAGGTCGCCGGACGGCAGGTGCGTATCGCCGGGCGGGTGTGCATGGATCAGTTCGTGCTGGACGTGGGTGACCTGCCGGTGGCCGCGGGCGAGAAGGCCGTGCTGTTCGGTAGCGGCTCCCAGGGCGAGCCGACCGCGCAGGACTGGGCGGACGCCGTCGGGGGGATCAGCTACGAGATCGTCACGCAGATCGGGCCCCGGGTGCCGCGGGTCTACCGAGGGACAGGAGCATGA
- a CDS encoding NAD(P)H-hydrate dehydratase: MICGYGADAVRAAEAPALAEGRPLMRWAAQGVAAAVRSELAHLPRHRARVFVLVGGGNNGGDGLYAAGLLAERGIGVDALLVREDVHLEGAQYARCRGVRLLTSDGDAWLREAALAQVWVDAMAGIGARGGLRGASAAVVDRLAGLRQERAVRVLAVDTPSGTGAEGGPVDGPVLRADRTLTMGAMKAGLLLPPAAGLAGRVEVLDLDLGAAFAGQEPLVRRLEPADVARLWPVPGVGDHKYTRGVLGVVAGSARYPGAAVLTVGAALRTGCGMVRYLVDEPAVADRVLDHYPEVVTGAGRVQALVLGPGMSDAADRERALHLVAQADEAAARSHAPLPGIVWDAGALAALPTDPQVNRRRRSVLTPHAGELAELLGGRGHEVDRAQVEAEPARWARIAAETTGATVLLKGAITVIADPDGALLTQADGPPWLATAGTGDVLAGVAGALLATARAPAAEVAAAAALVHGLAAHHANPGGPIVPSDLVAALPATVAQLLR; the protein is encoded by the coding sequence ATGATCTGCGGCTACGGAGCCGACGCCGTCCGCGCCGCCGAGGCACCGGCTCTGGCGGAGGGCCGTCCGCTGATGCGCTGGGCCGCCCAGGGCGTCGCCGCGGCCGTCCGGTCCGAGCTGGCCCACCTGCCGCGCCATCGCGCCCGGGTGTTCGTGCTCGTCGGCGGCGGGAACAACGGCGGCGACGGCCTCTACGCCGCCGGGCTGCTCGCCGAGCGCGGCATCGGCGTCGATGCGCTGCTCGTGCGGGAGGACGTCCACCTCGAGGGGGCGCAGTACGCCCGGTGCCGCGGCGTCCGGCTGCTGACCTCCGACGGCGACGCCTGGCTCCGCGAGGCCGCCCTCGCCCAGGTCTGGGTCGATGCGATGGCCGGCATCGGGGCGCGAGGAGGGTTGCGGGGGGCGAGCGCCGCCGTCGTGGATCGGTTGGCGGGCCTGCGCCAGGAACGGGCGGTCCGGGTGCTGGCCGTCGACACCCCCAGCGGGACGGGCGCCGAGGGCGGGCCGGTCGACGGGCCGGTGCTACGCGCCGACCGCACGCTGACCATGGGGGCCATGAAGGCTGGGCTACTGCTGCCCCCGGCCGCCGGGCTCGCCGGCCGGGTCGAGGTGCTCGACCTCGATCTGGGTGCCGCCTTCGCAGGCCAGGAACCGCTCGTGCGCCGCCTCGAGCCCGCCGACGTCGCCCGGCTGTGGCCGGTCCCGGGCGTCGGCGACCACAAGTACACCCGCGGCGTGCTCGGCGTCGTCGCGGGATCCGCTCGCTATCCGGGTGCGGCGGTGCTCACCGTGGGCGCGGCGCTGCGTACCGGCTGCGGGATGGTCCGCTACCTGGTCGACGAGCCCGCGGTTGCCGACCGGGTGCTCGATCATTACCCCGAGGTCGTCACCGGCGCCGGGCGCGTGCAGGCCCTGGTGCTCGGCCCGGGAATGAGCGATGCCGCCGACCGGGAGCGGGCGCTGCACCTGGTGGCGCAGGCCGACGAGGCTGCCGCCCGCTCGCATGCGCCGCTACCGGGGATCGTCTGGGACGCCGGGGCGCTCGCCGCGCTGCCCACCGACCCGCAGGTCAACCGGCGGCGGCGCAGTGTGCTCACCCCGCACGCCGGCGAGCTCGCCGAGCTGCTGGGCGGGCGAGGCCACGAGGTGGACCGGGCTCAGGTGGAGGCCGAACCGGCGCGGTGGGCACGGATCGCGGCCGAGACCACCGGTGCGACGGTGCTGCTCAAGGGAGCGATCACCGTGATCGCCGACCCCGACGGCGCTCTCCTGACGCAGGCGGACGGCCCGCCCTGGCTGGCCACGGCCGGCACCGGTGATGTCCTCGCCGGGGTCGCCGGCGCGCTGCTGGCCACAGCGCGGGCGCCGGCCGCCGAGGTCGCCGCGGCCGCCGCACTCGTGCACGGACTGGCCGCCCACCACGCCAACCCCGGCGGGCCGATCGTGCCGTCGGACCTCGTGGCGGCCCTGCCGGCAACGGTGGCGCAGCTGCTCCGGTGA
- a CDS encoding holo-ACP synthase, protein MIVGVGIDVVDVERFLATLERAPGLRERLFTPDERELPPASLAARFAAKEAIAKALGAPGGMSWQDATVHRVPGGAPVVDLRGTVFAAAQARGVASWHLSISHDAGIASAVAIAEGNP, encoded by the coding sequence GTGATCGTGGGTGTCGGGATCGACGTGGTGGACGTGGAGCGCTTCCTCGCCACCCTCGAGCGCGCACCCGGGCTGCGCGAGCGCTTGTTCACCCCGGACGAGCGCGAGCTGCCTCCGGCCTCGCTCGCCGCACGGTTCGCGGCCAAGGAGGCCATTGCGAAGGCGCTCGGCGCCCCGGGGGGCATGAGCTGGCAGGATGCGACCGTGCACCGGGTACCCGGAGGCGCACCGGTGGTCGACCTGCGCGGCACCGTGTTCGCCGCCGCGCAGGCACGTGGCGTGGCCTCGTGGCATCTGTCGATCTCGCACGACGCCGGGATCGCGTCGGCGGTCGCGATCGCGGAGGGGAACCCATGA
- the glmS gene encoding glutamine--fructose-6-phosphate transaminase (isomerizing): MCGIVGYVGPAAASSRPLDVVMEGLGRLEYRGYDSAGIAIAAPAGLASAKKAGKLTNLVGELEAHPLPEGTAAIGHTRWATHGAPTDVNAHPHLGADGRLAVIHNGIIENFHSLKSELAGDGVTFLSETDTEVVAHLLGRAYAQTADLTAAMRQVVERLEGAFTLLAVHADQPGTVVGARRNSPLVIGLGEGENFLGSDVSAFIASTREAMEMGQDEIVTITAENVVVTAADGTVVQPRRFTVDWSADAAVKGGFATFMNKEIHDQPQAVADTLLGRIGETGELILDEMRISETVMRSVDKIVVVACGTAAYAGHVAKYAIEHWCRIPVEVELAHEFRYRDPVVSEKTLVVAVSQSGETMDTIMAVRHAREQGAKVLAIVNTHGSTIARESDAVLYTHAGPEVAVASTKAFLAQITSCYLLGLYLAQLRGNKFPDEIAEDLEQLRLMPERIQQVVDTEDHVTRVARELADEPTVLFLGRHVGFPVALEGALKLKELAYIHAEGFAAGELKHGPIALVEEGQPVFVIAPSPRGRDALHAKVISNIQEIRARGARTLVIAEEGDDAVEPFADVVFRVPQTPTLLAPLVTVVPLQIFAAALATAKGLDVDQPRNLAKSVTVE, translated from the coding sequence ATGTGCGGAATCGTCGGATACGTCGGGCCCGCGGCTGCGAGCAGCCGCCCGCTCGACGTCGTCATGGAGGGCCTGGGCAGGCTCGAGTACCGGGGGTACGACTCGGCCGGCATCGCGATCGCCGCCCCGGCCGGTCTCGCCTCGGCCAAGAAGGCCGGGAAGCTGACCAACCTCGTCGGTGAGCTCGAGGCGCATCCGCTGCCGGAGGGCACCGCCGCGATCGGCCACACCCGCTGGGCCACCCACGGCGCCCCCACCGACGTCAACGCCCACCCCCACCTCGGCGCCGACGGGCGCCTCGCCGTCATCCACAACGGGATCATCGAGAACTTCCACTCCCTCAAGAGCGAGCTGGCGGGCGACGGCGTGACCTTCCTCTCCGAGACCGACACCGAGGTCGTCGCCCACCTGCTCGGCCGGGCCTACGCGCAGACGGCCGACCTGACCGCCGCCATGCGCCAGGTCGTCGAACGGCTCGAGGGTGCGTTCACCCTGCTCGCCGTGCACGCCGACCAGCCGGGCACCGTCGTCGGTGCACGGCGTAACTCGCCGCTGGTGATCGGCCTGGGCGAGGGGGAGAACTTCCTGGGCAGTGACGTGTCCGCCTTCATCGCCTCCACTCGCGAGGCCATGGAGATGGGCCAGGACGAGATCGTCACGATCACCGCCGAAAACGTGGTCGTCACCGCGGCCGACGGCACGGTCGTCCAGCCGCGCCGCTTCACCGTCGACTGGTCGGCCGACGCGGCCGTCAAGGGCGGGTTCGCGACCTTCATGAACAAGGAGATCCACGACCAGCCCCAGGCCGTGGCCGACACCCTCCTCGGCCGTATCGGCGAGACCGGCGAGCTGATCCTGGACGAGATGCGCATCTCCGAGACCGTGATGCGCTCGGTGGACAAGATCGTCGTGGTCGCCTGCGGCACGGCCGCCTACGCCGGGCACGTGGCCAAGTACGCGATCGAGCACTGGTGCCGCATCCCGGTGGAGGTCGAGCTGGCGCACGAGTTCAGATACCGCGACCCCGTGGTCAGCGAGAAGACGCTCGTCGTGGCGGTCTCCCAGTCGGGGGAGACGATGGACACGATCATGGCCGTGCGTCACGCCCGCGAGCAGGGTGCCAAGGTGCTCGCCATCGTCAACACCCACGGCTCGACCATCGCGCGCGAGTCCGACGCGGTCCTCTACACCCACGCCGGTCCCGAGGTCGCCGTCGCGTCGACGAAGGCGTTCCTCGCCCAGATCACCTCCTGCTACCTGCTCGGCCTCTATCTCGCGCAGCTGCGAGGCAACAAGTTCCCCGACGAGATCGCCGAGGACCTCGAGCAGCTGCGGCTGATGCCTGAGCGCATCCAGCAGGTGGTCGACACCGAGGACCACGTCACGCGGGTCGCCCGTGAGCTCGCCGACGAACCCACCGTGCTGTTCCTCGGACGCCACGTCGGCTTCCCGGTCGCGCTCGAAGGTGCACTCAAGCTCAAGGAGCTCGCCTATATCCACGCCGAGGGGTTCGCGGCCGGCGAGCTCAAGCACGGCCCGATCGCGCTCGTCGAGGAGGGGCAGCCTGTCTTCGTCATCGCGCCCTCCCCACGCGGGCGGGATGCGCTGCACGCCAAGGTCATCTCCAACATCCAGGAGATCCGGGCCCGCGGTGCCCGCACCCTGGTGATCGCCGAGGAGGGGGACGACGCCGTCGAGCCGTTCGCCGACGTCGTCTTCCGCGTGCCGCAGACCCCGACGCTGCTCGCGCCGCTGGTGACCGTGGTCCCGCTGCAGATCTTTGCCGCCGCCCTCGCGACTGCGAAGGGCCTGGACGTGGACCAGCCGCGCAACCTCGCCAAGTCGGTCACGGTCGAGTAG
- the coaA gene encoding type I pantothenate kinase has product MTASDLARTGAPVSPYVEFDRSAWSRLSSSTPLPLTADDVEHLRGLGDPIDLAEVDTAYRPLSRLLTLYVAASQRLRATTSTFLGERTSRTPFVIGIAGSVAVGKSTAARVLQELLRRWPETPRVELVTTDGFLYPNAELERRGLMQRKGFPESYDRRALIDFLIQVKAGADRVSAPVYSHLTYDIVPGGSVEVRAPEVLIVEGLNVLAPARVTAQGETSLAVSDFFDFSIYIDAATADIRRWYVERFLDLRRTAFADERSYFHRYADLDDAQARERAAQIWRSINEPNLLENVLPTRGRATLVLTKDGDHRLSRFGLRKI; this is encoded by the coding sequence GTGACTGCATCCGACCTCGCTCGGACCGGCGCACCGGTGAGCCCCTACGTGGAGTTCGACCGCAGCGCCTGGAGCCGGCTGTCCTCGTCCACACCGCTACCGCTGACCGCTGACGACGTCGAACACCTCCGTGGCCTGGGCGACCCGATCGACCTGGCCGAGGTGGACACCGCCTACCGCCCGCTCTCCCGGCTGCTGACGCTTTACGTGGCGGCCTCGCAACGGCTGCGGGCGACGACGTCGACATTCCTGGGTGAGCGCACCAGCCGCACCCCGTTCGTGATCGGGATCGCCGGCTCGGTCGCCGTCGGGAAATCCACGGCGGCACGCGTACTGCAGGAGCTGCTGCGCCGCTGGCCGGAGACGCCGAGAGTGGAGCTGGTGACCACCGACGGCTTCCTCTACCCCAACGCCGAGCTCGAACGCCGGGGCCTGATGCAGCGCAAGGGTTTCCCGGAGTCCTACGACCGCCGGGCGCTCATCGACTTCCTCATCCAGGTCAAGGCAGGGGCCGATCGGGTCAGCGCCCCGGTCTACTCCCACCTCACCTACGACATCGTCCCCGGCGGATCGGTGGAGGTCCGCGCGCCGGAGGTCCTCATCGTCGAGGGACTGAACGTCCTGGCTCCGGCACGGGTGACGGCCCAGGGCGAGACCTCGCTCGCGGTCAGCGACTTCTTCGACTTCTCGATCTACATCGACGCCGCGACCGCGGACATCCGCCGATGGTACGTCGAGCGGTTCCTGGATCTGCGCCGGACGGCCTTCGCGGACGAACGGTCCTACTTCCATCGGTACGCCGACCTCGACGACGCCCAGGCCCGCGAGCGTGCCGCCCAGATCTGGCGGTCGATCAACGAACCGAACCTGCTCGAGAACGTGCTGCCCACGCGGGGTCGGGCGACGCTGGTGCTGACCAAGGATGGCGACCACCGGTTGAGCCGGTTCGGCCTACGGAAGATCTGA